A genomic region of Ictidomys tridecemlineatus isolate mIctTri1 chromosome 10, mIctTri1.hap1, whole genome shotgun sequence contains the following coding sequences:
- the Phkg1 gene encoding phosphorylase b kinase gamma catalytic chain, skeletal muscle/heart isoform isoform X2 — translation MKRGELFDYLTEKVTLSEKETRKIMRALLEVISALHKLNIVHRDLKPENILLDDNMNIKLTDFGFSCQLQPGEKLREVCGTPSYLAPEIIECSMNDDHPGYGKEVDMWSTGVIMYTLLAGSPPFWHRKQMLMLRMIMSGNYQFGSPEWDDYSDTVKDLVSRFLVVQPQNRCTAEEALAHPFFQQYVVEEVRHFSPRGKFKAIALTVLAAVRIYYQYRRVKPVTREIVIRDPYALRPLRRLIDAYAFRIYGHWVKKGQQQNRAALFENTPKAVLLSLAEEDY, via the exons AAAGATCATGAGAGCCCTGCTGGAAGTGATCAGTGCCTTGCACAAGCTCAACATCGTACACCGGGATCTGAAGCCTGAGAACATCCTCTTGGATGACAACATGAATATCAAGCTCACGGACTTTGGCTTTTCCTGTCAGCTGCAGCCGGGAGAGAAGCTGAGAG AGGTCTGTGGGACCCCCAGTTACCTGGCCCCCGAAATCATTGAGTGCTCCATGAACGATGACCATCCAGGCTATGGGAAGGAGGTGGACAT GTGGAGCACAGGGGTCATCATGTACACCCTGCTGGCTGGCTCCCCACCCTTCTGGCACAGGAAGCAGATGCTGATGCTGAGGATGATCATGAGTGGCAACTACCAGTTTGGCTCCCCGGAATGGGATGATTACTCAGACACCGTGAAGGACCTG GTATCCCGCTTCTTGGTAGTGCAGCCCCAGAACCGCTGCACTGCGGAGGAGGCCTTGGCACACCCCTTCTTCCAGCAGTACGTGGTGGAAGAGGTGCGGCACTTCAGCCCTCGTGGCAAGTTCAAG GCCATCGCGCTAACCGTGCTGGCTGCAGTGAGGATCTACTACCAGTACCGCCGCGTGAAACCGGTAACCCGGGAGATCGTCATCCGCGACCCGTATGCGCTGCGGCCACTGCGCCGCCTCATTGATGCCTACGCTTTCCGCATCTATGGCCACTGGGTGAAGAAGGGTCAGCAGCAGAACAGGGCCGCGCTCTTCGAGAACACACCCAAGGCCGTGCTCCTCTCGCTGGCCGAGGAAGACTACTGA